From the Streptomyces sp. NBC_01216 genome, the window GGCCCGGCAGCAGGCCGACGACCCGGATGCCCCGGGGGCCCAGGTCCGCGGCGAGGGACTTCGCGAATCCGGCGAGCCCGGGCCGCAGACCGTTGGAGAGGGCCAGGCCCGGGATCGGCTCGTGCACCGAGCCGGACAGCACGAAGCCGATCACCCCGCCCTCGGTCAGCGTCTCCGCGGCGGCGCGCGCCATCCGCACCGCGCCCAGGAAGACGGTGTCGAAGGCCGCCGCCCACTGTTCGTCGGTGTTGTCGGCGCCGAAGCCCGGCGCGGGACCGCCCACGCTGATCAGGATGCCGTCGAAGCGTCCGAAACGGGACCGGGCCTCCGCGATCAGGCGGCCGACGGCCTCCGGGTCGGCGTTGTCCGCGGCGACCCCGGCCGCGCCCGGTCCCAGTTCCGCGACCGCCTCGGCGACCGGCTTCTCCTCCCGCCCGGTGATCACCACCTTCGCGCCCTCGGCGAGGAGCGCCTCGGCGGATGCCCGGCCGAGCCCTCGCGTCGCCCCGGTCACCACGTACACACGGTCGTTCAGTCCGAGATCCATGGGCCTATCCTGCCGTCTCCTCCCACGGCAGGGCGAGGGCGGTGTTCACCAGCCCGATGTGGCTGAATGCCTGGGGGAAGTTGCCCAGCTGCCGCCGCGCCACCGGGTCGTACTCCTCCGCCAGCAGCCCCACGTCGTTGCGGAGGGACAGCAGTCGCTCGAACAGTTCCCGGGCCTCCTTCACGTGCCCGGTCAGCCGCAGGGCGTCCGCCAGCCAGAACGAGCAGACCAGGAAGGTGCCTTCCTGCCCGGGGAGCCCGTCGACCGAGGCGCCCTCGGTGCTGTACCGGCGGAGGAAGCCCTCGTGCAGCAGTTCCGCGCGCACCGCCTCGACGGTTCCCG encodes:
- a CDS encoding SDR family oxidoreductase — encoded protein: MDLGLNDRVYVVTGATRGLGRASAEALLAEGAKVVITGREEKPVAEAVAELGPGAAGVAADNADPEAVGRLIAEARSRFGRFDGILISVGGPAPGFGADNTDEQWAAAFDTVFLGAVRMARAAAETLTEGGVIGFVLSGSVHEPIPGLALSNGLRPGLAGFAKSLAADLGPRGIRVVGLLPGRIATDRMSALDALSGDADATRAANESRIPLRRYGRPEEFGATAAFLLSPAASYLTGVMLQVDGGARHGF